ACCGCCGCGGCCTGGGCTGGGACCGGGGCGACCCATCCAAGCCCGAGGGCCCCACCAGCAACCTGTCGCCGGCCAGCACCTTTGGGCACACCGGCTTCACAGGCACCTGCGTGTGGATGGACCCCGAAAACAAAATCCTCTACATCTTTCTTTCTAACCGCGTGTACCCGGACGCCGGCAACAACAAGCTGCGCCAGTACAACATCCGCACCCGCATCCACGACGTGATTTATAAGTCCTTGCAGAAGACATGACCTGTTGTCCGGCTTTTCTGTTTCTTTGACTCCGCAATCGGCGGTAGGGCGTTCTTTAGAGCGACTTGCCGCCGATTTTTGTTGTCATTCCGAGCGGAGCGAGGAATCTGAATCGCGGATTGAGCAGATTTTAGGATTGCACGGATTTTGGTCACATTATATACAGTCATCTGTCTCGTCACCGAAATCCGCGAAATCTGAGCAATCCGCTCAATCCGCGATTCAGATTTCTCGCTCCGCTCGGAATGACAGTTCTCTTCCCCTACCCTTGCTTGCCCGTCTCGCCCCCTTGACGGCGCAAGCTGAAGCTACCGCCACATGAACATCGGCATTGTCTGTTATCCTACGTACGGCGGTTCCGGCGTGGTGGCTACGGAGTTGGGCAAGGCCCTGGCCCAGCGCGGCCACCGCGTCCACTTTATTACTTACAGCCAGCCCGTCCGCCTCGACTTCTTCAACGAGAACCTGTTCTACCACGAGGTCTACATTCCGCCCTACCCGCTGTTCCAGTTTCCGCCCTACGAGCTGGCCCTGGCCTCGAAGATGGTGGACATCGTGCAGAACGAGAAGCTCGACGTGCTGCACGTGCACTACGCCATTCCGCACGCCTCGGCGGCCTTTATGGCCAAGCAGATTCTGCTGACCCGCGGCATCCGCATCCCGGTGGTAACTACGCTGCACGGCACCGATATTACGCTGGTGGGCAAGGACGTGAGCTACGAGCCGGTAGTGACGTTCAGCATCAACCAGTCGGACGGCGTGACGGCCGTGTCGGCGGACCTGCGGCGGGAGACGTACGAGTATTTTGCCGTGGAGAAGGATATTGAGGTGATTCCCAACTTCATCAACCTGGAGCGCTTCAAGAAGCAGAACAAAGGCCACTTCAAGGCCGCCATTGCCCCGGAGGGCGAACAGCTGCTCGTGCACACCAGCAACTTCCGCTCGGTGAAGCGCGTGGACGACGTGCTGCACATTTTTGCCGGGGTGCGGAAGCAGATTCCGGCCAAGCTCCTGCTCGTCGGCGACGGGCCCGACCGGCCCCGCATCGAAAAGCTCTGCCGCGACATTGGCTTCTGCAACGACATCCGCTTCCTGGGCAAGCTCGAAGCCGTGGAAGAAGTGCTGAGCATTGCCGACCTGTTCCTGATGCCTTCCGAAAAAGAAAGCTTCGGCCTGGCTGCCCTGGAAGCCATGGCCTGCGAGGTGCCCGTCATCAGCACCGACGCGGGCGGCATCCCGGAGCTGAACGTGCACGGCCAAACCGGCATGGTCAGCCACGTCGGCGACGTAGACGACATGGTAAAGAACGCCCTGTTTGTGTTGGATGAAGAAAACCTGCCCCGCTTCAAAGCCGCCGCCCGCGCCCGCGCCGAGACGTTTGCCGTGGACAACATCGTACCCCGCTACGAAGCCTGTTACCAGCGGGCCATTGATGCGGTACTGGCAACAGTATAATTGCTCTTCCAAGAGGAAGAATCCGTCTTTTTTATAAAGAACACAATCTTTGGAATGCCGAAAGCCCCTTACATCAACATGGATGTAAGGGGCTTTTTGATGGGCTATAGTACTAATACTTGGTCGGTTATCAGAGCTGAGAAGCTGTGTCGTTTAAATACCTTCATCTGGAGCAGATGAATCGACACTTCCCAAACCTAAAGCAACGGTCAGTACCAATACGCTCAGCACGATGAGCCACAGGGTGTCCGAGCCTGATGCATCACTATATTGCCAGATCAGGTATAGCCCACCCCACCAGCCACCAAAGGCGGGTAGTGTTATAGCTAGCAGGCTAGGCCGTTTATTCTTAAGTAAGGCCACCAACCAGAACGCAATCAATCCTATAATGAAGGGAATGCCGGCTACGAAGAATATAATCGTCCAGAGTATTTCACCAACGGACCTATTTTTCATCATTTCGGCCAGCGCAGGAGTAGTGGCAAGTATCCAAGCCATACCTACTGCCGCCAAACGTTTAATTCTGCTCATGCACTAATGGCTAGAACATAGCCACCGCCTCTCGTTTCACAGCCAACAAGGCGCCTGCGGTGGGGTCGGTTTCGTCGGTGATGAGGCTTTCGAGGATGCGCTTGGCCAGCTCGGGGCCGCGGGCGTGCTGGGGGTCGGGCAGGGTGCGAAAGGTGGTGTTGATGCGGTTTACCACGTTTTCCTGGGCCTGGCGCACCTGGGCCCAGGTTTCGGGCTGCATGTAAAGTTGCTGGCTGAGGTTGTGCTCCACCTCGGCCCGGATTTCCTGGAGCAGCAGGCGGTGGTAGTCGGCGGCGGAAAGGCCGGCCGAGCTGACGCGCACCAGCAGGTTGCTGGGCGTGATGCGCTCCAGCAGCATCGTGACGCGCTCCAGGGCTTGCAGGCGCAGGGGCAGCGTGGTTTTGCTGGCTTCCAGGCGCAGCTCCATCAGCCGGCGCTGCTGCTCCTTCTCCAGAAACTGCTGAAACAGAAAGTAGATGGCCCCGGCCACAATGAGTGCCGGCAGGATAATCTTTAGCAAATCGAACAGATACTCAGTGGTGTTCATTAGCGAAAGGTGGTGAGAGAACGATGATGGACGCGTAGGCCGGAAAACGTCATGTCATTCCGAGCAGCGCGAGGAATGACAATAGCCTTGGCACACATGAATTGGGCAAAGATAGGCCGTGAACCGCGGGCCCCAAGCCGTTGTTATACGACCAAACGCAGCTACGGCTCGACGCAGTGTCCGTTCTTCTATTCCGAAGGCACACTGCTACTCTTGCGGGCTTCGTATCTTTGCGACCTACCTTCCCTAACGACGAACAACTTATGGCAACGGCCGTTTCCACGAAACTTGCTCCCATCAGCCTCACTCCCCGCGCCCTGGAGGAGGTGAAGAATATTCTGCGCGAGAAGAACGTGCCCACTGAGTACGGCTTGCGCGTAGGCGTGCAGGGTGGCGGCTGCTCGGGCCTGAGCTACCTGCTCGGCTTCGACAAACCGAAAGACCAGGACGAAACCTTCGACCTGGAAGGCGTGACGCTCATCATGGACAAAAAGCACGCTATGTACGTGCTGGGCATGGAGGTTGACTTCCAGGATGGCCTCAACGCCCGCGGCTTCGTCTTCAACAACCCCCAGGCCAAGAGCACCTGCGGCTGCGGCTCCTCGTTCTCGGCATAATCACCGATTGGCGCTGATTTCTTTGCTTGCGCTGATTAGCTAAAAAACAGCCCCGGCTTTGCGGCCGGGGCTGTTTTAGTACTATGCTGTAGCTGGCAACTAGGCTGTTACCGGCGTGCCAAGCAATTCCATTACTGCCGCAGGATTCTTGACTTCAATGACGAGCTGATCGTAGCTGTCATCCTTTAGGTCGATAACGAGGGCGTTCTTGGCGTTGCGCACATCCCAGAAGACGCATTTACCCTCACGCAGATAGGTGCCCGCCACTAGTACGCCGGGAATATGGGTGCCCGGCACCCGCCAGCCTTTCCACCAGCCGCGGTGCGCGTTTGGGTCTTGGCGTACGGCTCGGATGTGAGCCCGCGGAATCTGCAACTGGCTTTTGAATGCCCATAGCTTATGCAGCCCTTTGACGTCGAATAGCACGTCACTGCCCTGGATTGTTACGTCTACCATATCGATGTGAGAAGTAAAGAATTGTTACGTGAATATACTTTGCTTCTCAGGAAAAGCAACTGCTTCTACTGCCCTACTGGCTTGATACTCACGGCCGTGCCGCCGCCGGGGGCCAGCTGAAGCTTCAGCACGGTTTTGCTGTCTACTTTCTGCTTGCGAATCTGATACGTCATAGGGTTTTGTTCCCAGTGGGCGCCCTTGCCGTCGGCGTAGATGGTGGCTTCGTAGCGCTGGCCGGGCCGCAGGAAATCCAGCTTTACCTGCTGTTGGCGGGCGTTTTCGTCGGTGATGCTGCCTAGGTACCATTCGTCCTTGCTTTTGGCCTGGCGGGCAATGGTGATATAGTCGCCGGGCTCGGCCAGTAGCACGCGGGTGTCGTCCCAGTCCACGGGCACATCCTTGATAAATTGGAAAGCGTCGAGGTGCTGCTCGTAGGCTTCGGGCAGGTCGGCGGCCATTTGCAGGGGCGAGTACATCGTCACGTACAGGGCCAGCTGCTTGGCCAGGGTGGTATGCACCTGGCGGCCTTTGTTGGCGGTGGGGTTCCAGCGTTCGAGCTTGATCTGGAAGATGCCGGGCGTGTAGTCCATGGGGCCGCCCATGAGGCGGGTGAAGGGCAGAATGGTTTCGTGCTCGGGCGGGTTGCCGCTGCTCCATGCGTTGAACTCGTTGCCACGGGCGGCTTCCGAGGCCAGCCAGTTGGGGTAGGTGCGGTGCAGGCCCGTGGGCCGCACCGACTCGTGCATGTCCACCATAATCTGCTGCTGGGCCATTTTCTGGGCCGTGCGCACAAAGTGGTTGACCATCCATTGCCCATCGTGGTGCTCCCCGCGCGGGATGATGCGGCCCACGTAGCCGGTTTTTACGGCCTGGTAGCCGTGCTGCTTCATGAAGCGCAGTGCCTCATCCTGGCGCCGCTCGTAGTTGGTGACGGAGGAGCTGGTTTCGTGGTGCATCATAAGCTGCACGCCTTTACTGGCGGCGTAGCGGTGCAGCTCGTCCACGTTGAAGTCGGGGTAGGGCGTCACGAAGTCGAATACTTCTTCTTTCCAGTTGCCGGCCCAATCTTCCCAGCCTACGTTCCAGCCCTCCACCAGCACGCTTTGCAAGCCGTGTTTGGCCGCGAAGTCGATGTAGCGCTTCACGTTTTGGGTGTTGGCGGCGTGGCGGCCGTTGGGCGTGAGCTGGCTCCAGTCGGTGGTGGCCAGCTTGATATTGCTCACGTCGGCGTAGTTCCAGCTGCCTTTGTTGACGTGCATCTCCCACCACACGCCCACAAACTTCTGGGGCTTGATCCAGCTGGGGTTCTGGATGGTGCTGGGCTCGTTGAGGTTGAGGATGAGCTTGGAAGCCAGCACCTCGGGGGCCCGGTCACTGACCACGATGGTGCGCCAGGGCGTGTGCTCGGGGGCTTGCAAGTAGGCCTTGGCCCCGGTGCCCGTGGCGTCGGGCACGAGCTGGCTGGTGAGGCCAAAGCTCCGGGTGTCCACGTTCAGCATCAGAGCCGGGTAGTTTACCAGCGCGGCCTCGTGCAGGTTCACGTACAACCCATCATCCGACTTCAGCATCAGGGGGGTCTGAATTCGGTTCGGGGCGGCTTTCTGCTGAATGGCCTCAATCGGCGTGGTGTTCACCTCGCTTAGGCGGGTGGTGCTGTAAGTGTACTCGTTGGAGTCGTAGTCGCCGGGTATCCAGAAGGCGTGGTGGTTGGCGGGCAGGTTGAACTCGGTTTGCTCGTCCTGCACCGTGAAATAGGTAAGACCTGGCTGCTCCGGCACCTCGTAGCGGAAGCCCAGGCCGTCGTCGTACAACCGAAACCGCACCACCAAGCGGCGACCCTGCGGCGCGGGCTGCTGCAAGGTCACGGCCAGCTCCCGGTAGTGGTTGCGGATGCTCTTCACCTCGCCCCACACCGGCTGCCAGGTGTCGTCGTGCTGGCTGCTGTCGATGTGGGCCACGGAGAAACCCTGGGCAAGGCCCGGCTGGTTTTGCAGTACCAGCCCGAGGCGGCTGGGCCGCACCACCGTTTTCGGGCCGAAGCTGAGGGCGTAGGTCGGCTCCCCGCTCGGACTCAGCTGAAAGCGGAGCGTAAGCTTACGGGACGGTGAGCGGAGAGTTTGGGCCAGGGCGGGCACAACGAAGCCAGCCAGCAAGGCGGCAGCCAGGACGAGAGCAGCACGGTTCATACCTTGAAGGTACACCGCCTCCCCGACCCAACCAATTCAGTTACCTGAGCTACGTCACTTACAGCAACACGTCGAGCGTGAGCGTGGGCATTGCCAGCAGGCGGCGGCCCACGATGGACATGGTGCCCTCCCGATACTCGGCGCGGAAGCCATTGGCCAGGAATACGTTGACACCCGCCCGGAACCGGCGGCTGAAGCAGAAGTTGGTACCGAAAGCGCCGCCCACGTTCAGGTCGTGGAGGGTGCCGCTGCCGCCGAGCAGGTTCCAATGATACCACGAGTACACCCCACCCACGCCCACCAGGGGCTCCAGAAACGGGTGGCGGCTGGGCAGGTAGTAGGTCAGCAGCCCAATGCCCGCACCGCCATGCTCTTCCCGGCGCACGTAATCCAGGGAGCGGGCCCCCACGGCTTTCAGGGCAAACCGGGAGCTAAAGCGCAGTTCGGCCTGCACGCCCACGGCCTGGTAGGTGGCGAGGATGCCAGCAGCCAATCGGTAGCCGGAATTGCGCGCGGTGCTGTCCGGCTTCTGCTGGGCTAAGACAGAAAGCGGCAGGGCAAAACTGATGCTGAGGAGTAACGGTTTTATCATGCAGGAGAAGAATAGTAGCCCAGAAATATAGTGGAAGGCCGCGCAGAATCTGCTACTTGGCTTAGCGGCATCGGTGCCGGGCTTAGCAGCAGTGGTGCTGGGCGTAGAAGGATTGGGGCTAAGGTTAGCAGCGTTGGTGCCGGGCTTAGCAGCATCGGCGCCAGGCTTAGGAGCATCGGTGCCAGGGTTGGAAGCCTTGGCGCCGGGGTTAGGAGCATCGGTGCCGGGCTTAGCAGGATTGGGGCGAGGGTTAGAAGGATCTGCGCGGGAGTTAGAGGGGTTTTACCTGTGCATGATTAGCTGAAATCGTACGGGTAGCCGATGGCTTGCAGGTCGGCTTCGAGCTGGTACCAGTCGGGGGTGGTGTTGACCAGGGCGTGCACCATGGGCCGGGTGAGCGGGGTGCCGTGGTAAATCTGCTGCACCACGGCGAAGGGCAGGCCGCCGACGTGGAAGATGTCCTCTTCGCCGTAGTATTCCTCGGCCCAGTCGATGTAGGTTTGGGGGTTATTGTCGAAGATGCCGAGCAGGTCTTCGGAGCCGTCTTCCGGCTGGTTGGAGTCGCCGAGCTGCCACTGGCCGGGCTGGGTTTGCCAGAAGCAAAACGTGGTGCCAATGGAGCTGACTGGCTCTCCAAACATGAACTCCCGAAACACTTCGGGCAGGCGCCGGGTTAGCTGCTCCTTGTCGGGCTCCGGGAGGCCGTCGGCGTAGCCGTTGAGCACGCACCCCTCCGCCCGAAACAGCGCCAGCAATTGGTCCCCTTCCCCATCGTTCATCTCAAAAAACTCCTCCCCCGGAGCCCAATGCGCATCGTAGGAGTAATACCGGTACTCCAAGTCCGGGTAGATAACCGCATCCAACGTAGCCAGCGCCTTGCAGAGCTGTTGCAGAGCGGCTTTATCGGGCAGGGCGGTGTAGGCAGCGGTGGAAAGCATGGGATGGTGAGGTGGTGAAGAGTGGGTGGTGAGTTGTCATTGTGAGGAGGCAGGACGACGCAATCCGTCTTGGTCACGGCGCTAAGCTCTACCGTGGCGCCTCACCCCCCGGCCCCCTCTCCGAAAATGGAGAGGGGGCGCCTGGCGTCAGGAAGTTACCGGCAGAAGAAGTGCCAACCTGATCAGTGAAATTAGTTCAACATCTGCCCAATCTGTGATGATTAATACGTCTTGGTCATGTCGGTGGGCACAACGAGCACGAAATCGGCTTTTTGCTCGTGCTCTTTTTCCAGCTCATCGAGCTGCTCCTGGCTCACGGTGCTGATGGTAAGCACGCGCAGGCGGGGGTTGAGCTGGCGTAGGTAGGCCAAGATGCCGTCGTGGTGGTCAGAGTGGTAGGCGCCGTTGAGATGGAGCAGCAGGTGGCCTTCAGTTCGGGCCTGGTTCAGGAAGTAGGCCATGGTGGCGTCTTTCAGGGCCTGGGCCTGAATGATGCGCTGGGCTCCGGCGCCGTGGGTCGCGTCGGCGCCGCCGAACATCTTGGCCATGTTCTTATAGCCCGGCAGCTCGTAGTCGACCGTCAGTGGCAACGGGGCCAGCCAGGCTTTTTCGGCGGTGGGCAGGGCATCGAGCACGCCCAGGCCGCCCTTGGCTACCTGGGAGGCGTAACGGCGCGGTACGTTGGTGCCCACCACGCGAAACTTCTGCTGGCGGGCCAGTTGGAGCAGGGGCTTGTAGTCGGTGGCGTAGTTGGGCCAGGGGCGGCTTTGTTCCTCGAAGGCCTTATCGTCCAGCTCGCCGGTGGTGTACTGGTCCACGAGGGGCTGCACGTCGCGCTCAAACATTTCCAGGCCCAGCACCAGCTGGCCCTGGCGCAGGCGCAATAGGTCTTTGACAACTTGCAGCTCCAGCCAGTGGGCCAGCGGGTCGTTGTGCTGCTCCCCGAAGAACACCACGTCGGCGCGGGCCAGCTCGCGCACCATCTGGTTGTAGCTGGCGGGCCGGCCGGCGGCCGTGAACAGGCGGTAGGCGGGCTTGTCGTCGGCGGGGGGGTGGGGGCCGAAGCTGGAGAGTACCAGGCAGGCCAGCACAAGTGAAAGAAACAGGCGCATTCCCGAAGATACCGCACAGCTCCCGATTACCCCTACGCGCCCGGCCTTCTACGCCATGCGCTCCGGCCAGAAACCGAAAACCCCGCCGTTGCAGGGCGGGGTTTTCGGTAAAAACCTGCGGAAGCGGGTGCCAGGCTAGGCTTTATAGAACATCCATTTCGCCAGCTCCCGGTAGTTTACCTTTTTGCCGTACATGAGAATGCCTACGCGGTAGATGCGCCCGGCCAGCCAGGTAGTAAACACAAAGCCTGCCACCAGCAGAGCCATAGACAAGGCCAGCTGCCAGGCCGGCACGCCCCCGAAGGGCAGGCGCATCATCATAGCAATGGGCGAGGTAAACGGAATCATCGACATCCAGAAAGCCACCGTGCCGTTGGGGTTGGTGGTGAGAATGGCCTGCGACACCACAAACGCCAGGATCAGCGGCATAGTCACGGGCATCATAAACTGCTGGGTATCAGTGTCGTTGTCGACGGCTGAACCAATAGCCCCGAACAGGGCACCGTAGAACAGATAGCCACCCAGGAAATAGAACAGAAAGCAGCCGATAAGCAGCGGCACGTTCAGGTCGGCATTGCGCAGAGCATTGCTAAACTTGGCAGCTATGTTGGTTTCTTTCTTGGCGGCTTGTTGGGCGGGCGTATCCTGGCGCACTACCGCGGTAGCCTGGGCTGCCCGAGCCTCCACTACTTTGTCGGGGCTGATAGAGCCGGCCATTACCGTGCTGATGCCCATGGACAGCAGCACCCAGATGCCCAGCTGGGTGAGGCCTACAGCGGCAATACCAAGCACCTTGCCCATCATTAATTGGAAGGGCTTTACGGTCGAAATGACCACCTCCACGATGCGGCTGGTTTTCTCTTCCATCACCCCACGCATAATCTGCACGCCGTAAATGAAGATGAACATGTAAATCAGGAAGCCGCAGAAGTAGGCCACACCGGTGCTGATGCCCGTGCTGGAGCTTTTCTCGCCCTCGTCGCTCAGGCTCACCGTTTGCAGGTCTACGTCCACTTTGAGCTTGTCGAGGGTGGCGCGGTCAATGCCGGACTGGGCCAGACGCTGGTTCTCAATCTGCCGATTCACGGCACGCTTGACATCCGTTTCCAGGCTCAGGCTCAGTCCCTTGCGCGAAAACACCTGGAAGCCGCCTGGGTTGGCCAGGTCGAGCTTGGGCACGTAGAGCAGGGCATCATACTTGCCTTTCTTGAACTCCTCCTTGGCCTGGGCCAAATCCGGTGCGGCGGCCACAAAGCGGATGTCGTCCTTGGGCTCGGGCAGCTGGCCGGCAAATAGGTTGCCGGCGTCGGCTACGGCCACCACTTTGCCGTTGTCGGCCATGCGCGCAATGAGCACGGGCACGGCAAACAAGGCCACCGTGAGCAGCGGCCCAATCAGCGACATAATCAAAAAACTCTTCTTGCGCACCCGCGTGAGGTATTCGCGCTGCACAATAAGCCAGATTTTATCCATGGGTTGTTGGGTCTTGGGGGCTTGGGGTCTTGGGGTCTTAGCCGGTGGGTAGTGAGGTGGTGAGCTGATGTTCTGTCATCCTGAGCTTGAGAACTACGGGATGATAGAGGTTCATTTCTCACATTCTCCACATTCCACCACATTTTTCACATTTAAAAACGTCATGCTACTTCTTCCTCCACCAGGGTTTCGGGCATGGTTTCGCGCACGCGGCGGATAAAGATGTCGTTGATGCTCGGAATCAGCTCCCGGAAGGCGTGTACCTCCACCTGGCCGGGCCCGATGAGGTAGCGCAGCAGGTCGTTGGGGGTAGTGCCGCCGTGCAGCTTGATGACATCGTAGAAGTAGCCGTTTTCGCGCTCCTGGTGCTTAAGTACCTCAAAGTCGGGATGCAGCAGCATCAGGCGGCCCTTGCCTTCCACTTCGTAGGTCTGGGTTTTGAACTCGTTTTTGATGGCGCTAACCGGCCCGTCGAGCACTTTGCGGGAGCGGTTGATGAGGGCAATATTGTCGCACATCTCCTCCACCGACTCCATGCGGTGCGTGCTGAAGATGATAGTGGCGCCTTCGTCGCGCAGGCGCAGAATTTCGTCCTTGATGAGGTTGGCGTTGATGGGGTCGAAGCCCGAAAAAGGCTCGTCCAGAATAATCAGGCTGGGCGCGTGCAGCACGGTGGCCACAAACTGCACCTTTTGCTGCATGCCCTTGCTCAGGTCTTCCACGTTTTTGTCGGCCCAGGCCTTGATGTCGAAGCGCGTCAGCCAGCCTTTGATGCGCTCCGTGGCGTCGGCCTGGCTCAGGCCGCGCAGGCGGGCCAGGTACAGCAGCTGCTCTCCCACCTTCATCTTCTTGTAGAGCCCCCGCTCCTCGGGCAGGTAGCCCACGTGGGCAATGTGGCTGGGGTTGAGCCGTTCGCCCCGGAAGCGGACCTCGCCCTCATCGGCCCCGGTTATCTGGGTGATGATGCGGATAAGGGACGTTTTGCCGGCGCCATTGGGGCCCAGCAGGCCGAAGATGCTGCCCTCCGGAATGTCGAGGCTCACGCCATCGAGGGCCACGTGGGCGGCGTAGGCCTTGCGCACGTTCAGGGCTTGGAGAATGGGTTGCACAGGCTGTTGAGAATGAGGTGAAAGTGTGGTGAAACGAATGTAGGCGTTTTGCCGGCTAGTGTACCGGAAAAATTCAACTAACGGGCTGCTTTACTCCTCCAACTCCTTTAGCAGCGCCTCCAGTCGGTCGAGGTGCTGGCCGTAGAGCTTTTGCAAGTACCAGCGCGTAAACCAGCGCATAAAGAAGTAGCCGAGTAGCCCCACGAAGGCATAAAAAGCAACGAGTATCCCAAGCCCCAGCAGCAGCTTTTGCCCCGACAGCTCCTGCGCTAACTTACTGCCAATGAAGAATAAGCCGATGCCGAAGGTGATGGGCAATGACCACATAGTAGCCCGGTAGTACAGCTGCACCAGCCCCCGCAGGCTGCTTAGCTGCCGGGCCACATGCTCCCGCAACGCCCCGGCGGAATCGTTCAGGCTCCGCAGCACGGCGAGTTTGCGGCGGAAATAGAAGCCGCTGAGTAGGCACATGATCAGCATCCATACCAACATAGCCTGAGTGTGTCCATCCTTCACTTCACGTAAAGCACTAGCAGCCAGCAGAACGAAGGCGACAGCAATACCAATTTCCAGCCACACATTACGCCGCATCTTGGCCACTGGACTGCCAGAGCGGCGAGCCAGCAGCAGGCGCACGGTCTTATCGTCGAGGATAGGTTCGGATGGCGCCGACTGCTGCCAGCGGCGGCGCAAGTCATCGAGTTCCATGAGCGGCGGGGCGGGTAAGGAGTTGGCGGAGCTTGTCTTGGATGCGGTGCATTTTCACACGCACGTTGTTTTGGGTAATGCCAAGGATATCGGCCATTTCCTCGTAGGTGCGTTCTTCGAGGTAGAGCAGCACAAAGGCCTTGTCCACGTCGGACAGGCGGTTGATGGCGCGGTAGAGGGCAGCCATTTCTTCGGGTTCGTACGTAGCGGGTTCGTCGGGCTGGGCCAGATGATGAGCCGCGTTGCCCTCGTCGGCGCCGAGGCGACTGGACCGGGGGCGGCGGGTACGCTGGCGCAAGCCGCTGATGGCCACGTTCAGGGCAATGCGGTAAAGCCAGGTGCTGAGCTTAGCCCCGGCCTGAGGCTGGTAGCGCGGCCACGCCCGCCACAGCTGCAATACCACTTCCTGAAACAGGTCCTGCCGGTCGTCAGGGTCGGAGCAGTACAGGCGGCACACCCGCCGCAGCAAGGGCTGGTACTCCTTCACGACAGCTGTAAAATCAGGCGGCGCAGGGGCGGCGGGGCTCATAGCAGGGCAGCAAAGTCAAGGCATATATCGGCGGGCTCGGCTCGGCATTACAGAAGCGCTGCAGATTTTTTTGAACAGATAAAAAGCTGAACCTACTAGCCCCCTGCTGGCGCGAGTTTAGCGTAGCGTAACTCGTGCCTGAGCATGAGGTGGAGGCTGCGCCTCCACTGCCGCGCCAGCGGCAAGCCGGTACCGGGCCACCAGGAGCAGACGTCGGTCGTTCTGGCGGGGGGAGGCGCAGCCTCCCGTCATAGTGGGCACGAGTTACGCTGCGCTAAACTCGCGCCAGTACCATACAAACAAAAAGCCCGCCTTCCGAAAATGAAGACGGGCTCTTGCAGAATCGACGGAATCAGCAGTAATCCGTGGTTCTTACTGGAAATACTCCTTCACTTTCTCGAAGAAGCCTTTCTCGTTTTTGCCGGGATTGGGCGTGAAGTTGCGCGAGTCGCGCAGGCGCTCCAGCAACTCCCGCTCTTCGCCGGTCACGTTCTTGGGCGTCCACACGTTCAGGTGAATCAGCTGGTCGCCGCGGCCGTAGCCGTTGATGTCCTTGATGCCTTTGCCACGCAGACGCAGGATTTTGCCCGGCTGGGTGCCCGGCTCCACCTTAATCTTCACCTTGCCTTCGATGGTCGGCACCTCAATGCTGGCGCCCAGGGCGGCATCTACGAACGAAATGTACTGCTCGAACATAATGTTGTTGCCGTCGCGCTTGAGCAGCTCG
This region of Hymenobacter sp. YIM 151500-1 genomic DNA includes:
- a CDS encoding RNA polymerase sigma factor, with amino-acid sequence MSPAAPAPPDFTAVVKEYQPLLRRVCRLYCSDPDDRQDLFQEVVLQLWRAWPRYQPQAGAKLSTWLYRIALNVAISGLRQRTRRPRSSRLGADEGNAAHHLAQPDEPATYEPEEMAALYRAINRLSDVDKAFVLLYLEERTYEEMADILGITQNNVRVKMHRIQDKLRQLLTRPAAHGTR
- a CDS encoding ABC transporter ATP-binding protein is translated as MQPILQALNVRKAYAAHVALDGVSLDIPEGSIFGLLGPNGAGKTSLIRIITQITGADEGEVRFRGERLNPSHIAHVGYLPEERGLYKKMKVGEQLLYLARLRGLSQADATERIKGWLTRFDIKAWADKNVEDLSKGMQQKVQFVATVLHAPSLIILDEPFSGFDPINANLIKDEILRLRDEGATIIFSTHRMESVEEMCDNIALINRSRKVLDGPVSAIKNEFKTQTYEVEGKGRLMLLHPDFEVLKHQERENGYFYDVIKLHGGTTPNDLLRYLIGPGQVEVHAFRELIPSINDIFIRRVRETMPETLVEEEVA